One Bosea sp. 124 genomic window, TCGTCACAGAGCGCGACGATCGCCGTCTTGTGCGGCACGGTGACGACGAAGCCGCCGAACGACCTGATCCGCTTCAGGCCCCCGACCACCGTCGCGAGATCGTCGGCGCCAACATGCACCGGCACCATCACGCCATCATGCCCACGTTCGTGCATCAGCGCGTTCAGCCTCTGCGGTGTCAGCACGTGATGGACCGGGTCGGCGAGGATCGCATAGACGCGGGTATGGCCTGAAATATCCGTCATCGCTGCTCTAGATCCCGAGATAGGCGGTCTTGATATGCGGATCGGCGAGAAGGCCGGCGCCGGTGTTCTCCATGGCAATGCGGCCATTCTCGATGACATAGGCGCGCTGCGCGATCTTGAGCGCATGGAACGCCTTCTGCTCGACCAGCAGCACCGTCGTGCCCATCGCGCAGATGCGCTCGACGATGCCGAACATCTGCTGGACGATGATGGGGGCGAGCCCCAGCGAGGGCTCGTCCAGCATCAGCAGCCGGGGCTTGGCCATCAGTCCGCGCGCGATCGCGACCATCTGCTGCTCGCCGCCCGAGAGCGAGCCGGCGAGTTGGTCGAGCCGTTCGCGGACGCGCGGGAAGATGTCCAGCACCTCCGCGAAGCGCGCGGCCCAGCCCTCGCGGGCATTGGCGTGGTAGCAGCCCATCATCACATTGTCCCGGACGGTCATGACCGGGAAGAGCTGGCGGGCTTCGGGCACCATTACGAGGCCGCGGCCGACGATGTCGGCAGGCGTCGCGCCGGCGATCTCCTGCCCGTCGAATTCGATCTTGCCGGCGCCCGGCTTCACCAGGCCGGAGATCGCGCGCAGCAGCGTCGTCTTGCCGGCGCCGTTGGCGCCGATGATCGTCACGACCTCGCCCTTGCCGATGCGGATCGAGACGTCCTGGAGGATCGTGGTGCGGCCGTAGCCGGCCGTCAGCTCAGAGACCTTGAGCATTGGCGAAATCCTCTCCGAGATAGGCCTCGATCACGCGGCGGTCGCGCACGACCTCCTGCGGATCGCCCTGCGCGATCACCTTGCCGGAATCGATCACGATGATGCGGTCGGACAGGCTCATGATCGCCTGCATGTTGTGCTCGATCGCGATCACCGTGACGCCGGCATCGCGCACGGCGCGGATCAGCTCGACCATCTTCTGGGTGTCGGTCTGGCTCTGCCCGGCCATGACCTCGTCGAGCAGCAGAATGTCGGGCTCGGTCGCCAGCGTGCGGGCCACTTCGAGGCGCTTCAGGTCTCCGATCGGCAGGTTGCGTGCCTCGACCTCGCGGACGTGATGCAGGCCGACCAGGGTCGAGACCCGCAGCGCCACCGCGCGCGCCGAGGCGACATCGGGATGGTGCATGAAGGCACCGATCATGATGTTCTCGATCACCGTCAGCTTGCCGAAGGGCTGAACGATCTGGAAGGTCCGACCGATTCCGGCCCTGGCGAAGGCGTCGGCGGAAGCCGGCGTCGCCACCTGCCCGCCCGAGACGATGGCAACACTGCCCGAGGAGGGCTGGAGGAAGCCGGAGATCTGGTTGAACAGTGTCGTCTTGCCGGCACCGTTGGGGCCGATGATGCCGAGGATCTCGCCGCGCTTCAGCACCATGGAGACGTCGTCGGTCGCGGTCAGGCCACCGAAGCGCATGACGAGGTTCTTCGTCTCCAGCATCGTCTCCCCGGGCGTGCCCGTGATCTGGCGCAGCGCCGGAGCCTCCTGCTCGGGCTGCGGCCGGCCGCCCGGCAGCCGGTCGATCAGGCGGCCGAACCGTGCGCCGAAGGTGCCGACGAGGCCGCCCGGCAGAGTCAGGGTGATCAGCACCAATACCGTGCCATAGACGAAGCCGTGCAGGCCGTTGGCAGAGGCACCGAGCCAGCCGCGCGCAAGCTCCGCGATCGGCACCACGAGGACGGTGCCGAGCAGCGGCCCGACGACGGTGCCGAGCCCGCCGATCAGCGAGAACATCGCCACCTCGATCGAGGTCGACAGCGAGAACATCGTCGCCGGCTCGAGGAAGGTCGTATACATCGCATGGAAGGAGCCGATCAGGCTGGTCAGCGCAGCCGAGATCACGACGGCCTTGAGCTTGACCTCGGTCGGGCTGATGCCGGCGGCCGAGGCCGCATCCTCGCGCTCGCGCACCGCGGTCAGGTAGTAGCCGAGCCGCGCATTGCGGATGGCCCAGGACACGATCAGCGTCAGCAGCAGCAGGCCGAAGGCGATGATCAGGTAGTTGAACTTGTCCTGGAAGATCATCCAGGCCCAGCCGAGCTTCAGCGGCACGATCAGCCCGGCCGAGCCGCCGGTGACGCCATGGAAATGGATCGCGAGCAGGCGAATGACCTCGAGGAAGGCGATCGTCGCCAGCGAGAAGAACGGCCCGCGCAGGCGAAAGCAGGGATAGCCGATGCAGACCGCGACCACGGCCGAGAGCGCCGCGCCTGCCCACATTCCGATCCAGGGCGACAGCCCGAAATGCTGGATGAGCAGCGCGGTGGTGTAGCCGCCGATGCCGTAGAACATCATATGGCCGAGCGAGAGCTGGCCGGCATAGCCGCCGACGATGTTCCAGGCCGTCGAAAGTCCGGCGAAGACGCAGATCGTCACGAAAACGTGGATGACGAAGGCTGACTCGCTGAGGGCGGGGATGACCAGCAGCAGCGAGAGCAGGATCAAGGCGACATAGACGCGCGGATGGGTCAGGGCTGCGAGCCGGCCGGGTCTTCCCGGCGCAAGCGCGTTGGCGGTTTGCGAGGTCATGGGCTCACTCCGTCCCACGGCCGAAGCCGAACAGGCCCGTCGGCTTGAAGATCAGGATCAGGATGAAGATCGCGAAATAGACGACCTCCTTGAGGTCAGGCGCGATGTAGTAGCCCGAGAGGCTGTCAACGATGCCGATGATCATCGCGCCGGCAAAGGCTCCGTACATGCTGCGCATGCCGCCGAGCACGACGACGACGAAGGCCGTCAGCACGAAATAGGAGCCGATCGTCGGCGTCACCGGGAAGAGCGGCATGACGAGCGCGCTGGCGAGCCCGACGCAGGCGGCGCCGAGGCCGAAGGAGATGATGTAGATGCGGTCGACCCGCACGCCCATCAGCAGCGCCGCGTTGCGGTTCTGCGCGGTGGCGCGGATGGCGCGGCCGAGCGGCGTCTTCTGCATGAACAGGTGCAACCCTGCGACCAGCGCCAGCGCGCAGGCGAGGATGACGATCTGGCCCGACAGCACGGTGTAGCCGCCGAGCGAGACCGACTGGCGGGCACTCGGGGTGGAGACCGAATAGAGATCCGCGCCGAAAATCATCAGCGCAAGGTTCACCAGCGCGGTGGAGAGGCCGACGGTGGCGAAGATCTGGATGTGCTCATCGGCGTTCAGCAGCGGCTGGATGATGAAGCGCTGTACCAGCGCACCGACGCAAAACAGCAGCACGACCACCGGCACGGCCGAGACGTAAGGGTGCCAGCCCAGCTTGGTGGCGAGCAGATAGGTCGCATACATGCCGATCATCAGGAACTCGCCATGGGCGAAGTTCACGACCCGGACGATGCCGAAGATCAGCGTCAGGCCGACACTGATGATGGCGTACATGCTGCCGAGCATGATGCCGTTGAGCAGCAACTGGACAAGCACGTCCATGAAGGGCGTCTCCGAAGTCGAATCGGTCGCAGAAGGGAATGTGTCGGGCGCCGAGCATGAGAGGGCCGCGCTCGGCGGCCCTCGGGCTTTACGTCCCGTCCCGCTCGGGCGGGAATGATCGGCGGCGTCAGTTGGTACCGATGCCGACCTTCATCTTGGCGACAGCGGCGTCAGCCGGGAACACCGTGACGAGTTCGCCGCCCTGCCACTGCATCAGGAAGGGCACGGCGCGGCCGTTCTGGCCGCTCTCGGCGAATTTGGCGCCCCAGCCCGTGGCGGTGCCGCCCACCGGGATATCGACGGCCATCACGGCCGTGCGGATCGAGGCCGCCTTCAGGTCAGGCGCCTTCTCCATCGCATCGAGGAAGACCAGCGCGCCCATGTAGTTGGCGAGCGAGTGGCCCGAGCGCGGCGCGGTGCCGTATTTGGCCTGGTACTTCTTGACGAAGTCGTCGACGCCGGGCGCCGCCTTGGGGTTGGTGCGGAACTGGGTGAAGTCGACGTTGAGGGCGCCCTCCATGTGCTCCGCGCCGATCGCCAGCATGGTGTCGCGCAGCGAATAACCACCACCGGCGCCGATCATGGCCTTGGGCTTGAAGCCCTGCTCCTTCATCTGGCGGAAGAACAGCACCGTGTCGTTCTGGTAGGAGGTCTGCAGCACTACATCGGCGCCCGCCGTCTTGAGGCGCAGGATCACCGGCGTCAGATCGACCGACTTCGCCGAATAGGGCAGCGTTTCGACGACGTTGACGCCCTTCTCCTTGGCGCGGGCCGTCTGGTAGCCGGCGACGGTCTGGCCGTAGAGCGAATCCTCATGGATGATCGCGACCTTGAGCGACTTGGCATCGACGCCGAGCGCCGGCGCGATGGCCTCGCCGATGGCGTCCACCATGCGGCTGGCGAAGTCGCGAGCGGTCGGATTGGTGCGGTAGACGTTCTTGAAGCCGCGCTCGGTGATCGGGTCGGAGATCGCGCCGAGTTCGAAATAGGGTACGCCGGCCAGTTCCGCGACCTGCGTCGCGGCGATCGACAGCGAGGACGAATAGGTCCCGAAGATCACCGGCACCTTGTCGACCGAGGTCAGGCGGCGCGCCTCGCCCACGGCCTGGTTCGGTTCGACCGCATCGCCCTTGACGATCTCGATCTTCTGCTTCTTCAGGCCGCCCGCTGCGTTGCGTTCCTCGATCGCGATCTCGAGGCCGCGGAAGCTTTCGTCGCCGAGCAAGGCGAGGCCGCCCGAGAATGGATAGAGTGCGCCGATCTTGACCTGGGCGAAGGCTTGCGTCGCCGACAGAGTCAATACCGCGGCCAGCGCCGCGCGCGTCAGAACCTTCATCATGTCCTCCCTGGGACCGCTGTCACGAACATTTCTTGCGGTCCCCATCGCCTGATGCGTCCCGGCCGGACATTCTCCCGGCGGGCGGATAATGCAGATAACCAAGTTGCCTGACAAGTGGGGGTTTGCTAACGCTTGAACCGAGGCAGGGCGAACGCCACAACGGCGGTCGACCCCGCGCGAGAGCAGGGTTCCGGACAGTGGACGCCACGTCCGCCGACCGTGGTCACGCGACGAAACATGCCCGCATGCAGGGAGAGATGACCATCATGGCATTGCCGCAGACGATGAAGCAGGTGCACTTTACGGGGCCGGGCGGCCCGGAGGTGATCGAGATCGAGACGGCGCCGGTGCCGCAGCCCGGCCCGGGCCAGGTCCTGATCGCGGTCGCGGCGGCCGGCATCAACCGGCCCGACTGCCTGCAGCGAGCCGGCGGCTATCCGCCTCCCCCCGGCGCGACGGAGATTCCGGGCCTCGAGGTTTCGGGGCGGATCGTCGCAGTCGGTGACGGCGTGCCCACAAGCCGCATCGGCGATGCCGTCTGCGCGCTGGTGATCAGCGGCGGCTATGCCGAATATGCCGTGGCCGACGAGCCGCTCTGCCTGCCCGTACCGAAGCCGCTTTCGCTGCTGGAGGCCGGCGGGCTGCCGGAGACCTACTACACGGTCTACGACAACGTCTTCACGCGCGGCCGGCTCAGGAAGGGCGAAACCATCCTGATCCATGGCGGCTCCAGCGGCATCGGCTCGACGGCGATCCAGCTCGCCAAGCATGCCGGCGCGACGGTCTATGCGACCGCGGGTTCGGCGGAGAAATGCACCTTCTGCCGCTCGCTCGGCGCCGACGAGGCGATCGATTACCGCGCCCAGGACTTCGTCGCAGAGGTCAAGCGCCTGACCGGCGGCAAGGGCGTCGACGTCGTGCTCGACATGGTCGGCGGGCCCTATATCCAGCGCAACATCAACATCCTCGCGCTGGAGGGGCGGCTGGTGCAGATCGCCTTCCTGCAGAGCAGCAAGGCCGATCTCGACCTGATGAACGTGATGCTCCGGCGCCTGACCCTGACCGGCTCGACGCTGCGTGTGCGTTCGGTCGCGCTCAAGGCCGAGATCACCGAGCACTTACGCCGCGAGGTCTGGCCGCTGCTCGATGCCGGCACGGTGAAGCCGATCATCCATGCGACCTTCCCGCTGGAACAGGCGCGACAGGCGCATGAGTTGATGGAATCGAGCGCCCATCTCGGCAAGATCATGCTGGAGGTGTCGAAGTGACCAGCCATCGCGGCAAGGTCGTGCTCGTCACCGGCGCGGGGCGCGGCATCGGCCAGGCGATCGCTGACGCCCATGCGGCCGCCGGCGCCAGCGTCGCCTATCTCGACCATGATCCGGCGCTCGCGGAAGCAGCCGCCGAGGCGGCCCGCCAACGCGGCGCGACGACACTTGCCGTCTCGGCCGATGTCGCCGACGAGGCTTCGGTCAATCTGGCGATCGCACGCGTCACGGAAGCCCTCGGCCCCATCGGCGTGCTGGTCAACAATGCCGGGATCTCGCCGAATTCGGGCGCCGACGGCAAACGCGCCCTGCTCGGCGAGATGGGCGCCGACGAATGGCGCCGGGTGCTCGACGTCAACCTGACCGGCGCCTTCCTCTGCGCCAGCGCAGTCGTGCCGGCGATGCGCACCGCCGGCCGCGGGTCGATCGTCAGCGTCTCCTCCGTTGCCGGCAAAACCTATTGCGACATCGTCGGCGTCCATTACGCCGCGACCAAGGCGGCTCTGATCGGCTTCACCAAGCATCTCGCCGGCGAACTCGGCCCCGACGGCATCACCGTCAACGCCGTGGCGCCCGGCCGGATCGATACGCCGCTGATGCGCGGCACCGCTCCGGAAGCCAATGAGGCGGCGCGGATGGCGACGCCGCTGCGCCGCCTCGGCAGCCCCGAGGACGTCGCGCAGACCTGCCTGTTCCTGACCTCCGACAACGCGGCCTTCGTTACCGGACAGGTCTGCGATGTGGCCGGCGGTTGGCTGATGACCTGAGGCGCGCCATGATCGATTTCTCAGGCAAGGTTCTGCTTCTGACCGGCGCGAATGGGGCGATCAGCCGGGCCGTTGCCCGCTTGTTTTTCCGGCATGGCGCGCTCTGCGTCCTGACCGATCTCGATGAGGACGGCGTCAAAGGCTTCGCACGCGAACTCGACCCTGACGTGGTGCGCATACTGGCGCTCCGGCAGGATGCCGCCGTTGCTGAAGATGCCGAACGGGCCGTCGACGCAGCGGTGGAGAAATTCGGCCGCATCGACGCGCTGGTGACGGCGGCGGGGCTCTATCGCGACCGGCTGGTCAGCGAGATGAGCGAAGCCGAATGGCGGCAGTCGATCGCGATCAATCTCGACGGCGTGTTCCATAGCTGCCGCGCCGCGATCCCGCATCTGGCCGAGGGCAGCGCGATCGTGAACATCGCCTCGATGGCCGGCCATCGCGGCAGCTACGCCCACGCCCATTACGCGGCGGCGAAAGGCGGCGTGCTCAGCCTGACGCGCTCGCTGGCGCTGGAACTGGCGCCGCGCACGCGCGTCAATGCCGTCTCGCCCGGACTGATCGAGGGGCCGATGGTGCAACCGCTGATCGCGAAGAAGCCGGAGCTGATCCCGAACACGCCAATGAAGCGGTTGGGAACGCCTGAGGAGGTCGCCGGGGTCGTTGCTTTCCTGTGCTCCGATCTGGCACGGTTCGTCACCGGCGAGACCATTCACGTCAATGGCGGCCTGCACATCGCCAGCTAGCGGACATATCGAAGCCAATGGTCGCCGACAAAAGCCGATCCGAGCCGCTGCGTGACATTCTGGGACGAGCCCCCTCGCTCGCCGACACGCTGGCGCTCAGGCTGCGTGACGAGATCGCGTCGGGGCGTCTGCAGGCCGGCGAGCGTCTGCCGACCGAACTGCAGCTCGCCCAGACGTATGGCGTCAGCCGGCCGATCGTGCGCGAGGCCGTGGGGCGGCTGAAGCATGACGGGCTCGTGCTGTCGCGCCAGGGCGCCGGAGCCTTCGTCGCCGATCCGGGGGCGAGCTCGGTTTTCCGCCTCGATGTCGCGGATTTCTCGGACAAGGCCGAGCTGCGCCACATCGTCGAACTCTTGATGGCCGTCGAGGCGTCCGCGACCGAGCACACGGCGGAGCGCCACAGCGAGGCCGACCTCATCACGATCCGGGCGCGACTGGATGCGATGCAGGCCGCGATCGACCGTGGCGAATCCGGCGTCGACGAGGATGTCGCCTTTCACCGCGCCATCATCGAAGCGACAGGAAATCCCTATTTTCGCGATCTGTCGGAATTCCTCGACAGGCGCGTGCGGACCTTCATCCGCACCGCCCGCGCGAATTCGGCCCGCCTCGCCGGCATGGCCCAGATCGTCCAGGGCGAGCATCAGGCGATCTTCGAGGCGATCGTGGCGCGCGATCCGCAGCGCGCCCGCGCTGCGGCCGAAACACATCTCAAGAACGCCGCCGCGCGTCTCGCCATCTATCTCGGGAGATAAGCCACGCGATCTCGGGGGATGGGCCGCGCCGCGCTCAGGGAAGCGCGAGCAGCCGGTCGCGCAGGGTCAGCAGTTCGAGGCAGACCGCCTCCAGATCGCGGATATGGAAGCCCTGCGCGAGCGCAGGGACGTGCCGCACGAGTTCGGTGCGCAACGGCCCGTTGAACACGGCCGTGCCATCGCCGGCGATGGAGAGGCCATTCTCGCGCTCGAAGCTCGCATTCCACGCGATGGCCTCGTCGCGCGCCACGGCTTGCGGGAGGTCGAGTTCGAGCTCGCCGTCCTTGAGTTGCACCGGATAACCGCCCGGCAGGCCACCCGGCCCCGGCACATGTCCGCTCCAGGAGCGCCCTGCCGCCATGGCCAGGATGAGCGGCACGCCGCTGGCGCCGGAGATCTCGATGACGGGCTCCGGCGTGAGCTGAATGTCGGCGAAGCGCACGAAGACATCCGCGACCTCCTGCCCGGCGATCCAGACGCGTGGAGGCCGGCCGCTTCGCGACGATGGCGGCTGACGCCAGGCGGCGAGGTTCTGGTAATGCGCCAGC contains:
- a CDS encoding ABC transporter ATP-binding protein, which produces MLKVSELTAGYGRTTILQDVSIRIGKGEVVTIIGANGAGKTTLLRAISGLVKPGAGKIEFDGQEIAGATPADIVGRGLVMVPEARQLFPVMTVRDNVMMGCYHANAREGWAARFAEVLDIFPRVRERLDQLAGSLSGGEQQMVAIARGLMAKPRLLMLDEPSLGLAPIIVQQMFGIVERICAMGTTVLLVEQKAFHALKIAQRAYVIENGRIAMENTGAGLLADPHIKTAYLGI
- a CDS encoding branched-chain amino acid ABC transporter ATP-binding protein/permease, which gives rise to MTSQTANALAPGRPGRLAALTHPRVYVALILLSLLLVIPALSESAFVIHVFVTICVFAGLSTAWNIVGGYAGQLSLGHMMFYGIGGYTTALLIQHFGLSPWIGMWAGAALSAVVAVCIGYPCFRLRGPFFSLATIAFLEVIRLLAIHFHGVTGGSAGLIVPLKLGWAWMIFQDKFNYLIIAFGLLLLTLIVSWAIRNARLGYYLTAVREREDAASAAGISPTEVKLKAVVISAALTSLIGSFHAMYTTFLEPATMFSLSTSIEVAMFSLIGGLGTVVGPLLGTVLVVPIAELARGWLGASANGLHGFVYGTVLVLITLTLPGGLVGTFGARFGRLIDRLPGGRPQPEQEAPALRQITGTPGETMLETKNLVMRFGGLTATDDVSMVLKRGEILGIIGPNGAGKTTLFNQISGFLQPSSGSVAIVSGGQVATPASADAFARAGIGRTFQIVQPFGKLTVIENIMIGAFMHHPDVASARAVALRVSTLVGLHHVREVEARNLPIGDLKRLEVARTLATEPDILLLDEVMAGQSQTDTQKMVELIRAVRDAGVTVIAIEHNMQAIMSLSDRIIVIDSGKVIAQGDPQEVVRDRRVIEAYLGEDFANAQGL
- a CDS encoding branched-chain amino acid ABC transporter permease, coding for MDVLVQLLLNGIMLGSMYAIISVGLTLIFGIVRVVNFAHGEFLMIGMYATYLLATKLGWHPYVSAVPVVVLLFCVGALVQRFIIQPLLNADEHIQIFATVGLSTALVNLALMIFGADLYSVSTPSARQSVSLGGYTVLSGQIVILACALALVAGLHLFMQKTPLGRAIRATAQNRNAALLMGVRVDRIYIISFGLGAACVGLASALVMPLFPVTPTIGSYFVLTAFVVVVLGGMRSMYGAFAGAMIIGIVDSLSGYYIAPDLKEVVYFAIFILILIFKPTGLFGFGRGTE
- a CDS encoding SDR family NAD(P)-dependent oxidoreductase — translated: MTSHRGKVVLVTGAGRGIGQAIADAHAAAGASVAYLDHDPALAEAAAEAARQRGATTLAVSADVADEASVNLAIARVTEALGPIGVLVNNAGISPNSGADGKRALLGEMGADEWRRVLDVNLTGAFLCASAVVPAMRTAGRGSIVSVSSVAGKTYCDIVGVHYAATKAALIGFTKHLAGELGPDGITVNAVAPGRIDTPLMRGTAPEANEAARMATPLRRLGSPEDVAQTCLFLTSDNAAFVTGQVCDVAGGWLMT
- a CDS encoding SDR family NAD(P)-dependent oxidoreductase — protein: MIDFSGKVLLLTGANGAISRAVARLFFRHGALCVLTDLDEDGVKGFARELDPDVVRILALRQDAAVAEDAERAVDAAVEKFGRIDALVTAAGLYRDRLVSEMSEAEWRQSIAINLDGVFHSCRAAIPHLAEGSAIVNIASMAGHRGSYAHAHYAAAKGGVLSLTRSLALELAPRTRVNAVSPGLIEGPMVQPLIAKKPELIPNTPMKRLGTPEEVAGVVAFLCSDLARFVTGETIHVNGGLHIAS
- a CDS encoding FadR/GntR family transcriptional regulator, which encodes MVADKSRSEPLRDILGRAPSLADTLALRLRDEIASGRLQAGERLPTELQLAQTYGVSRPIVREAVGRLKHDGLVLSRQGAGAFVADPGASSVFRLDVADFSDKAELRHIVELLMAVEASATEHTAERHSEADLITIRARLDAMQAAIDRGESGVDEDVAFHRAIIEATGNPYFRDLSEFLDRRVRTFIRTARANSARLAGMAQIVQGEHQAIFEAIVARDPQRARAAAETHLKNAAARLAIYLGR